The Miscanthus floridulus cultivar M001 chromosome 7, ASM1932011v1, whole genome shotgun sequence genome includes a region encoding these proteins:
- the LOC136462321 gene encoding FCS-Like Zinc finger 15-like, with amino-acid sequence MAGLSVLLEHHSKSHPGKAAAAQIISKATLVIHSPKHKQQQQVPATAAGSFLQRCCLCNRELAEGMDIYMYRGDRAFCSEECRCRQIIMDDDAGHGADAATVRGRRRVAGSGRVAY; translated from the exons ATGGCCGGGCTGAGCGTTCTCCTGGAGCACCACAGCAAGAGCCACCCcgggaaggcggcggcggcgcagatcATCAGCAAGGCCACCCTCGTGATCCACAGCCccaaacacaagcagcagcagcaggtcccTGCGACGGCCGCGGGCTCCTTCCTGCAGCGCTGCTGCCTCTGCAACAGAGAGCTCGCCGAGGGCATGGACATCTACATGTACAG AGGCGACCGGGCGTTCTGCAGCGAGGAGTGCCGGTGCCGGCAGATCATTATGGAcgacgacgccggccatggcgcggaTGCCGCCACCGTACGCGGCAGGCGGCGAGTCGCCGGCAGCGGCCGTGTCGCTTACTGA
- the LOC136462324 gene encoding folate-binding protein 1-like, producing the protein MGSPTRPRRTTGFTLLLVLLFLSPLASAGQPKGVCVSPGGRFPGFSSEGKPPGRAPKGRRDLALCRIFRQNTCCDVMQTFPALVSVRNLALAGEGSQECIHLWELLECSICDPRVGVRPGPPVVCASFCDMVFKACSESYFSVDMKTQALSPCGLGDIICGKAHKWVSNGTELCRLAGFTVQVSETSSGGVDDTFCYGGKASLDSISDSWTSSKDRPTLSGVASWDVQDFQRWAREMPVGERVSWAIGGMVLTAGLIFISKRKSYSHRQKQAAIARNMRLRRLDSRANPQQTKRS; encoded by the exons ATGGGCTCTCCCACGCGGCCGCGGAGGACGACCGGTTTCACTCTCCTCCTGGTGCTGCTGTTCCTCTCGCCGCTCGCGTCAGCTG GACAACCAAAAGGTGTATGTGTTTCACCAGGTGGACGGTTCCCTGGCTTTTCATCTGAAGGCAAGCCTCCTGGAAGAGCACCCAAGGGGCGCAGAGATCTAGCACTGTGTAGGATATTCCGTCAGAATACATGTTGCGATGTGATGCAGACATTTCCTGCTCTGGTTTCAGTGAGAAACCTTGCATTGGCTGGTGAAGGCAGTCAAGAATGTATTCATTTGTGGGAATTGCTCGAGTGCTCAATATGTGATCCACGAGTGGGTGTCAGGCCTGGACCTCCTGTTGTATGCGCATCATTCTGTGATATGGTCTTCAAAGCTTGTTCAGAATCATACTTCTCTGTAGATATGAAAACACAG GCCTTGTCTCCTTGTGGTTTAGGTGACATCATTTGTGGCAAAGCACATAAATGGGTCTCTAACGGCACGGAGTTATGCCGTCTTGCTGGTTTCACTGTTCAAGTTTCTGAGACCAGCTCTGGTGGAGTTGATGACACTTTCTGCTATGGTGGGAAAGCAAGTTTGGATTCCATCTCTGATTCATGGACTTCTTCAAAAGACCGTCCAACATTAAGTGGTGTGGCTTCATGGGACGTTCAAGATTTTCAGAGATGGGCAAGAGAAATGCCTGTCGGTGAAAGAGTTTCATGGGCAATTGGAGGAATGGTTCTCACAGCTGGCCTTATTTTTATCAG CAAAAGAAAGAGCTACAGCCATCGCCAGAAGCAAGCTGCTATTGCTCGCAATATGAGATTGAGAAGGCTGGATTCTAGAGCCAACCCACAACAAACGAAGCGGAGCTAG
- the LOC136462325 gene encoding pentatricopeptide repeat-containing protein At4g14850-like — protein MRTPGTIGAALARFGASRSLLTGAHLHSHLLKSGLLAVFSNHLLSFYSRCRLPSAARAVFDEIPDPCHVSWSSLVTAYSNNGMPRDALWAFRAMRGRGVPCNEFALPVVLKCVPDVWFGAQVHALAVATRLVQDVFVANALVAMYGGFGMVDEARRMFDESGGERNAVSWNGMISAYVKNDRCRDAIGVFREMVWSGERPNEFGFSCVVNACTGSRDWDTGRQVHGMVVRTGYDKDVFTANALVDMYSKLGDIEMAALVFEKMPVADVVSWNALIAGCVTHWHDHRALELLLQMKSLGVVPNVFTLSSVLKACAGVGAFNLGQQIHGFMIKADADSDEFVAVGLVDMYAKDGFLDDARKVFDFMPRRDLILWNALISGCSHDGRHGEVLSLFHRMRKEGLDLDVNRTTLAAVLKSTASLEAICHTRQVHALAEKIGLLSDSHVINGLIDSYWKCDRLDYAIKVFEESCSDDIISSTSMMTALSQCDHGEDAIKLFVQMLRKGLEPDSFVLSSLLNACASLSAYEQGKQVHAHLIKRQFTSDVFAGNALVYTYAKCGSIEDADMAFSRLPERGVVSWSAMIGGLAQHGHGKRALELFHRMLDEGVAPNNITLTSVLSACNHAGLVDDAKKYFESMKETFGIDRTEEHYACMIDILGRAGKLEDALELVNNMPFQANAAVWGALLGASRVHRDPELGRMAAEELFTLEPEKSGTHVLLANTYASAGMWDEMAKVRKLMKDSNVKKEPAMSWVEIKDKVHTFIVGDKSHPRTRDIYGKLAELGDLMNKAGYVPDVEVDLHDVDRSEKELLLSHHSERLAVAFALISTPSGAPIRVKKNLRICRDCHVAFKFISKIVSREIIIRDINRFHHFTDGTCSCGDYW, from the coding sequence ATGCGGACTCCGGGAACCATCGGAGCGGCCCTCGCCCGCTTCGGCGCGTCGCGGTCGCTGCTCACCGGAGCGCACCTCCACTCCCACCTACTCAAGTCCGGCCTTCTCGCGGTCTTCAGCAACCACCTCCTCTCGTTCTACTCCAGATGCCGCCTCCCGAGCGCCGCACGCGCCGTGTTCGACGAAATCCCCGACCCGTGCCACGTCTCCTGGTCCTCGCTCGTCACCGCCTACTCCAACAACGGCATGCCGCGGGACGCACTCTGGGCGTTTCGGGCCATGCGCGGGCGCGGCGTCCCGTGCAACGAGTTTGCGCTCCCCGTCGTGCTCAAGTGCGTGCCGGACGTCTGGTTCGGCGCGCAGGTGCACGCGCTGGCTGTGGCCACGAGGCTCGTCCAGGACGTCTTCGTCGCCAACGCACTTGTGGCCATGTACGGCGGGTTCGGCATGGTGGACGAGGCCAGGAGGATGTTCGACGAGTCTGGAGGCGAGAGGAACGCCGTTTCTTGGAACGGCATGATATCGGCGTACGTCAAGAACGACCGGTGCAGGGATGCCATCGGGGTGTTCCGAGAAATGGTGTGGAGTGGGGAGCGGCCGAACGAGTTCGGGTTCTCGTGTGTAGTGAACGCGTGCACAGGATCGAGGGATTGGGATACTGGGAGGCAGGTGCACGGCATGGTGGTGAGGACGGGATATGATAAGGATGTGTTCACAGCAAATGCTCTGGTTGACATGTACTCAAAGCTGGGAGACATTGAAATGGCAGCGTTGGTTTTTGAGAAGATGCCTGTAGCAGACGTTGTCTCATGGAATGCTTTGATTGCTGGGTGTGTAACTCATTGGCATGATCACCGTGCACTGGAGCTGCTACTACAGATGAAGTCTTTAGGAGTGGTGCCCAATGTGTTCACGTTATCTAGTGTTCTGAAGGCTTGTGCTGGTGTTGGTGCATTCAACTTGGGCCAGCAAATCCATGGGTTTATGATCAAGGCTGATGCAGATTCTGATGAGTTTGTCGCTGTTGGCCTTGTTGACATGTACGCAAAGGATGGATTCTTGGATGACGCGAGGAAGGTGTTTGATTTCATGCCCCGAAGGGATTTGATTTTATGGAATGCGCTGATCTCAGGCTGCTCCCATGACGGACGGCATGGTGAGGTGCTATCACTCTTTCACAGGATGAGAAAGGAGGGACTTGACCTTGATGTCAATAGGACGACACTGGCTGCTGTTCTCAAGTCAACAGCGAGCTTGGAAGCAATCTGTCACACAAGACAGGTTCATGCTCTTGCAGAAAAGATAGGGCTCCTATCTGACTCTCATGTCATCAATGGGCTTATTGATTCATACTGGAAGTGTGATCGACTCGATTATGCAATTAAGGTTTTTGAAGAAAGCTGCTCTGATGACATTATATCTTCTACATCCATGATGACAGCTCTCTCACAGTGCGACCATGGTGAGGATGCAATAAAGCTGTTTGTGCAGATGTTAAGAAAAGGCCTTGAACCTGATTCTTTTGTACTAAGTAGCCTCCTGAATGCTTGTGCTAGTCTGTCAGCCTATGAACAAGGGAAGCAAGTGCATGCTCATCTGATTAAGAGGCAGTTCACATCAGATGTGTTTGCAGGGAATGCTCTTGTGTACACTTATGCAAAGTGCGGGAGCATAGAGGATGCAGACATGGCATTCTCTCGCCTGCCGGAGAGGGGAGTCGTCTCATGGTCTGCAATGATTGGAGGGCTTGCACAGCATGGACATGGGAAGAGAGCATTGGAATTGTTCCATAGAATGCTCGATGAGGGCGTTGCCCCAAACAACATCACGTTGACCAGTGTTCTCTCTGCTTGTAACCATGCCGGGCTTGTTGATGACGCAAAGAAATACTTTGAATCTATGAAGGAGACGTTTGGAATTGACAGAACTGAGGAACATTACGCATGCATGATTGATATTCTTGGTCGTGCAGGGAAACTAGAGGATGCTCTGGAGCTTGTCAACAACATGCCATTCCAAGCAAATGCTGCAGTTTGGGGCGCACTTCTAGGAGCCTCAAGAGTACACCGAGATCCAGAGCTGGGAAGGATGGCAGCTGAGGAGCTCTTCACCCTAGAGCCTGAGAAGTCTGGCACACATGTCCTGCTTGCAAACACTTATGCTTCAGCAGGCATGTGGGATGAAATGGCTAAGGTGCGGAAGTTAATGAAAGACAGTAATGTCAAGAAGGAGCCTGCCATGAGCTGGGTTGAGATAAAGGACAAGGTGCATACTTTTATTGTTGGTGACAAGAGCCATCCAAGGACAAGAGATATATATGGAAAGCTAGCTGAATTGGGAGATCTGATGAACAAAGCTGGTTATGTTCCAGATGTGGAGGTTGATCTGCACGATGTAGACAGAAGTGAAAAGGAGCTGCTTCTTTCTCACCACAGTGAGAGGCTGGCCGTTGCGTTTGCGTTGATCAGCACCCCATCTGGGGCCCCAATCAGAGTCAAGAAGAATCTACGCATATGCAGAGACTGCCATGTTGCATTCAAGTTTATTTCAAAGATCGTTTCAAGGGAGATTATCATCAGAGATATCAACCGGTTCCATCATTTCACAGATGGGACATGTTCTTGCGGTGATTATTGGTGA